One genomic segment of Mesoterricola silvestris includes these proteins:
- a CDS encoding 3-oxoacyl-ACP synthase III family protein: MNLTYEGKKISGILTVLPARVSRFDDEAGNYTFPREKTLRLKPVMGFGEHRIVEDGVCVSDLCVFGLRDLFDRGLLRMEDIDALVLVTQSPDQFMPPTSNIIQGQLGLKRDMICLDINQGCAGFEIGLLQAFALLDQPAIRKVVVLNADVLSRKTSRQDRNSFPLIGDGASITVVEKDPGGPRIHANIQMDGTRRNALAIPAGGFRMPSTPATAVPVDDGTGNLRAQDHLVMNGQDVFTFVMTEVPPMILSLATAAGVALADIDWFLFHQPNKFMIQKLAEKLEIPPERMPGNVVERFGNASGVTIPTNVCLNLGHKLKDQRFTACFAGFGVGLTWSSILMTIGNMEFCEIVDY; the protein is encoded by the coding sequence ATGAACCTCACCTACGAAGGCAAGAAGATCTCGGGGATCCTCACGGTCCTGCCCGCCCGCGTCTCCCGGTTCGACGACGAGGCCGGCAACTACACGTTCCCCAGGGAAAAAACCCTGAGGCTCAAGCCGGTCATGGGGTTCGGCGAGCACCGGATCGTGGAGGACGGCGTCTGCGTATCGGACCTGTGCGTCTTCGGCCTCCGGGATCTGTTCGACCGTGGGCTGCTGCGGATGGAGGACATCGATGCCCTGGTGCTGGTGACCCAGTCGCCGGACCAGTTCATGCCCCCCACCAGCAACATCATCCAGGGCCAGCTGGGGCTGAAGCGCGACATGATCTGTCTGGACATCAACCAGGGCTGCGCCGGATTCGAGATCGGCCTGCTCCAGGCCTTCGCCCTCCTGGACCAGCCGGCGATCCGCAAGGTGGTGGTGCTCAACGCCGATGTGCTCAGCAGGAAGACCTCCCGGCAGGACCGGAACAGTTTCCCGCTCATCGGGGACGGCGCCTCCATCACCGTCGTGGAGAAGGATCCCGGGGGGCCCCGGATCCACGCCAATATCCAGATGGACGGCACCCGGAGGAACGCCCTGGCCATTCCGGCCGGAGGCTTCCGGATGCCCTCCACCCCCGCAACGGCCGTCCCGGTGGATGACGGCACCGGCAACCTCCGGGCCCAGGATCACCTGGTCATGAACGGCCAGGACGTGTTCACCTTCGTCATGACCGAAGTCCCCCCCATGATCCTCTCGCTCGCGACGGCCGCCGGTGTCGCGCTCGCGGACATCGACTGGTTCCTCTTCCACCAGCCCAACAAGTTCATGATCCAGAAGCTCGCCGAGAAGCTGGAAATCCCGCCGGAGCGCATGCCCGGGAACGTGGTGGAGCGGTTCGGCAACGCCAGCGGCGTGACGATACCCACCAACGTATGCCTCAACCTGGGGCACAAGCTCAAGGACCAGCGTTTCACCGCCTGTTTCGCCGGGTTCGGGGTCGGATTGACGTGGAGTTCGATTCTCATGACCATTGGGAACATGGAATTCTGCGAAATTGTGGATTACTGA
- a CDS encoding phosphopantetheine-binding protein, giving the protein MDVFYQKLREILECEDVRRDSDIGDFENWDSLGVLTILAMIDSEYKVALSSEEFLTVRRVGDLEDLLRAKLGR; this is encoded by the coding sequence ATGGACGTTTTCTACCAGAAGCTCCGAGAGATCCTGGAATGCGAGGACGTCCGCCGGGATTCCGATATCGGCGATTTCGAGAACTGGGATTCCCTGGGGGTCCTCACCATCCTGGCAATGATCGATTCCGAGTACAAGGTCGCCCTGTCCTCCGAGGAATTCCTCACGGTGCGCAGGGTCGGGGACCTCGAGGACCTGCTCCGGGCGAAGCTGGGCAGGTGA
- a CDS encoding SDR family NAD(P)-dependent oxidoreductase, protein MDAPAFTLVTGASSGIGSGVAVALAPERKLILHGRDRERLEGVRGACAGGGHLVWTADFARADLLAEELKAFLRASGARVSALVHCAGTVSVRPTRLDVYGDSLRAMNVNFFSAAEIIQVLLQAAHNGRTLQDILLISSIYSRLGAKGQGIYCATKGAADAYVRALAAELSPRVRVNSLLPGAVLTPMTEALPEAYLDRCRDAHPLGLGSVADVANYVEFLLSPKARWVTGQNIVADGGFSACKGL, encoded by the coding sequence ATGGACGCGCCGGCCTTCACCCTGGTCACGGGGGCGTCCTCGGGGATCGGAAGTGGGGTCGCGGTGGCGCTGGCCCCGGAACGCAAACTGATCCTCCATGGGCGGGACCGGGAGCGGCTGGAGGGGGTGCGCGGAGCCTGCGCCGGCGGCGGCCACCTGGTGTGGACGGCCGACTTCGCCAGGGCTGACCTTCTGGCCGAAGAACTGAAGGCCTTCCTCCGGGCCTCCGGCGCCAGGGTCTCCGCCCTGGTCCACTGCGCGGGTACCGTCAGCGTGAGACCCACCCGGCTCGATGTCTACGGGGACAGCCTGCGGGCCATGAACGTGAATTTCTTTTCCGCCGCCGAGATCATCCAGGTCCTCCTCCAGGCCGCGCACAACGGCAGGACCCTTCAGGACATCCTGCTGATCTCCAGCATCTACAGCCGCCTGGGCGCCAAGGGCCAGGGCATCTACTGCGCCACCAAGGGCGCCGCCGATGCCTACGTGAGGGCACTGGCCGCGGAGCTCTCGCCCCGGGTGCGGGTGAATTCCCTGCTGCCGGGGGCGGTCCTCACCCCCATGACGGAAGCCCTGCCCGAGGCCTACCTCGACCGCTGCAGGGACGCCCACCCCCTGGGCCTGGGGAGCGTGGCGGACGTGGCCAACTACGTCGAATTCCTCCTGTCGCCCAAGGCACGGTGGGTCACGGGACAGAACATCGTCGCCGACGGGGGGTTCAGCGCCTGCAAGGGGCTGTAG
- a CDS encoding AAC(3) family N-acetyltransferase: MAKDCRLFRAASGEWVTRASLAEGLRRAGAGGHEILYVHTDISFGQPNPDLGREGLLGALLEVLLDLGAGTLLFPTFTFSFCNGQDFDVRTSRSHMGALNEYVRRRPGARRSLDPLMSTALLGARPYLVTDVGRNSVGEGCTFDLMLRERDAQFLFLGVRPSKCFTFSHFVEERLQVPYRYPRPFTGRITDASGRAYDDTYTLYVRHKDVIPASDGAFEAEAVAGGLMPQVPCGDGFLSTIGARAAFDLYASRIREDINYMLERPYPEQLVEAFHADHMTAL, translated from the coding sequence ATGGCCAAGGACTGCAGACTGTTTCGCGCCGCCTCGGGGGAGTGGGTCACCCGCGCCTCCTTGGCCGAAGGCCTGCGCCGGGCCGGCGCCGGCGGCCACGAGATCCTCTATGTGCACACGGACATCTCCTTCGGCCAGCCGAACCCGGATCTCGGCCGGGAAGGCCTCCTGGGCGCGCTCCTGGAGGTCCTCCTGGACCTGGGCGCAGGCACCCTGCTGTTTCCCACCTTCACCTTCAGCTTCTGCAACGGCCAGGATTTCGACGTCCGCACCTCCCGCTCGCACATGGGTGCCCTGAACGAGTACGTGCGAAGGCGGCCCGGGGCGCGACGCTCCCTGGACCCGCTCATGTCCACCGCGCTGCTGGGCGCCAGGCCCTACCTCGTCACCGATGTGGGCCGGAACTCCGTGGGGGAGGGCTGCACCTTCGACCTGATGCTCCGGGAGCGCGACGCTCAGTTCCTCTTCCTCGGCGTGCGCCCGTCCAAATGCTTCACGTTCTCGCATTTCGTGGAGGAGCGGCTCCAGGTGCCCTACCGGTACCCGCGACCCTTCACCGGGCGCATCACGGATGCTTCGGGCCGGGCCTACGACGACACCTACACCCTGTACGTGCGCCACAAGGACGTCATCCCCGCCTCCGACGGCGCCTTCGAGGCCGAGGCCGTGGCCGGGGGATTGATGCCGCAGGTGCCATGCGGGGACGGCTTCCTGTCCACCATAGGCGCGAGGGCCGCTTTCGACCTCTATGCCTCCCGGATCCGGGAGGACATCAACTACATGCTGGAACGCCCCTACCCCGAGCAGCTGGTGGAGGCGTTCCACGCGGACCACATGACCGCGCTCTGA
- a CDS encoding GNAT family protein, with protein sequence MFAERIPIDSEALGRTVLELREPSIHADFAALEAAYLAQHAPRYCVCKLPIEDLEGIHHLEDQGFRFLELQLKLVGRPRTRDTSAFPYTFSPVTGEADLAEILEIAQTTFVADRFSVDPLLSATDPGVSGRRYRLYVEKSYREPDERLFKLVSRESGRIVGFNTHRYLGADEVLMFVGGVLPSLKTTGLGAIMDYYLINDLKERGVRKFHTHVSARNYPVMNLEIAGLGFKVLQNFAILRKIYP encoded by the coding sequence ATGTTCGCCGAGAGGATCCCCATCGATTCGGAAGCCCTGGGGCGCACCGTGCTGGAGCTGCGGGAACCCTCCATCCATGCGGATTTCGCCGCCCTGGAGGCCGCCTACCTGGCCCAGCACGCCCCCCGCTACTGCGTCTGCAAGCTGCCCATCGAGGACCTGGAAGGCATCCACCACCTGGAGGACCAGGGCTTCCGGTTCCTGGAACTGCAGCTCAAGCTGGTGGGACGGCCCAGGACCCGCGATACGTCGGCCTTCCCCTACACGTTCTCCCCGGTGACCGGCGAGGCGGACCTTGCGGAGATCCTGGAAATCGCCCAGACCACCTTCGTCGCGGACAGGTTCTCGGTGGATCCCCTGCTCAGCGCCACCGACCCCGGCGTCTCGGGGCGCCGGTACCGCCTTTACGTGGAGAAGTCCTACCGGGAACCGGACGAGCGGCTTTTCAAGCTGGTGAGCCGGGAGTCCGGACGGATCGTGGGGTTCAACACCCACAGGTACCTGGGTGCGGACGAAGTGCTCATGTTCGTGGGAGGCGTGCTGCCAAGCCTCAAGACCACGGGCCTGGGGGCGATCATGGACTACTACCTGATCAACGATCTGAAGGAGCGGGGGGTCCGGAAATTCCACACCCATGTTTCGGCGAGGAACTACCCGGTCATGAACCTGGAAATCGCCGGGCTTGGCTTCAAAGTCCTACAGAACTTTGCGATACTTAGGAAAATCTACCCCTGA
- a CDS encoding type II secretion system protein, translating to MKRQSGFTLIELLLVLAIIGIISAIAIPALLSQRARARDKTAISNMEGRVGDLIGQYDKFREAGLKATSIVTSLSNYLAQTGGNDKNPWDPATGAFNTAVATANLGSTQSAAVTALKGAAGTTGLCEYRMQFPTSAAPGWLGGAVKINGLVQGSSKVAKVSAIE from the coding sequence ATGAAGAGACAGTCCGGCTTCACCCTCATCGAACTGCTCCTGGTGCTGGCCATCATCGGCATCATCAGCGCGATCGCCATCCCCGCCCTGCTCAGCCAGCGCGCCCGCGCCCGCGACAAGACGGCCATCTCCAACATGGAAGGCCGCGTGGGCGACCTGATCGGCCAGTACGACAAGTTCCGCGAAGCGGGCCTGAAGGCTACCTCCATCGTCACCAGCCTGTCGAACTACCTTGCCCAGACCGGCGGCAATGACAAGAACCCCTGGGATCCCGCGACTGGCGCTTTCAACACGGCTGTTGCCACGGCCAACCTGGGCAGCACCCAGTCCGCGGCCGTCACCGCCCTCAAGGGTGCGGCCGGAACGACGGGCCTGTGCGAATACCGCATGCAGTTCCCCACTTCCGCCGCCCCCGGTTGGCTCGGCGGCGCCGTCAAGATCAACGGCCTCGTTCAGGGCTCCTCCAAGGTCGCCAAGGTTTCGGCCATCGAGTAG
- a CDS encoding glycosyltransferase family 2 protein, which yields MLNNKKVVVVMPAYNAARTLRQTHGEVMDLGLVDLVILVDDCSQDETAAIARSLPNTKVHVHDRNKGYGGNQKTCYRLALEEGADVVVMLHPDYQYTPLLIPAMASVIANGLYPCVLGSRILGGRAVAQGMPGWKYVANRFLTLFSNVMLGAKLSEYHTGFRAFSREVLERLDLEPNSDDFVFDNQMLAQIIWNGFTIAEVTCPAKYFAEASSINFRRSVQYGFGCLHTALAFRLARWGLGGSPLFRRPGRGD from the coding sequence ATGCTGAACAACAAGAAGGTCGTGGTGGTCATGCCCGCCTACAACGCCGCCCGGACCCTCCGGCAGACCCACGGGGAAGTCATGGACCTTGGGCTGGTGGACCTGGTCATCCTGGTGGACGACTGCAGCCAGGATGAAACTGCGGCCATCGCGCGGAGCCTCCCCAACACCAAGGTCCACGTGCATGACCGGAACAAGGGCTACGGGGGCAACCAGAAGACCTGCTACCGGCTGGCGCTGGAAGAGGGGGCCGACGTAGTGGTGATGCTGCACCCCGACTATCAGTACACCCCGCTGCTCATTCCCGCCATGGCTTCGGTTATCGCCAATGGTCTCTATCCCTGCGTCCTGGGCTCCCGGATCCTCGGGGGCCGGGCCGTGGCCCAGGGCATGCCGGGGTGGAAGTACGTGGCCAACCGCTTCCTCACCCTTTTCAGCAATGTCATGTTGGGGGCCAAGCTCTCGGAATACCACACCGGATTCCGGGCGTTTTCCCGGGAGGTGCTGGAGCGCCTGGACCTCGAACCCAACAGCGACGATTTCGTCTTCGACAACCAGATGCTTGCGCAGATCATCTGGAACGGATTCACCATCGCGGAAGTCACCTGCCCCGCCAAGTACTTCGCCGAGGCCTCCTCCATCAATTTCCGCCGCAGCGTCCAATATGGCTTCGGGTGCCTCCACACGGCCCTGGCGTTCCGCCTTGCACGGTGGGGCCTGGGCGGGTCCCCGCTATTCCGTCGCCCGGGACGCGGCGACTGA
- a CDS encoding tetratricopeptide repeat protein encodes MIGTDASARRRWFTALMCAGLLASVWIVYFQVRTFQFVNFDDLVYVTRNPQVLKGLSWETVAWAFRTGAAANWHPVTWLSHLADVSMFGADPGWHHLVSVVFHTAGTMLVFLGLRSMTGDPWPSWFVAILFAVHPVHVESVAWVSERKDVLSTVFMLLTIWAYVRGLENRRMRWAAVILYGLGLMAKPMLVTLPILLLILDRWPLGRNGSLRARLREKVPYFALAAGSSLVTFVVQRYGGAVATLESVPLPVRAGNALIAYVKYLGKMVWPVSLAPFYPLRAVDIAPWKVLAALALLVGITVAACRLRERRPYLLAGWLWYLVALVPVIGLVQVGSQSMADRYTYIPLLGPFVMVVWGLRDAASRGRIRPWVVALAGGCATVMLMGRAHGQVGFWRDSLTLFTHARRVTVDNAVARTNQGQALLVAGRLDEALPEFRASIAMAPRARIPRFLLSRALVQLGRREEAAACLKGLLESTPGDSEALRELALLFLDMGRLQEAAFCYREYLSKERPRTDGELDPYFQADRDQDARLRLGFLYRRLGQHAEAITCFLAATQSNPSDPAPLFNLGLSLSAVGRDTEALACFRRCAVLAPRQVQVRLQLAASLKKAGALEEAGAECRKVLEIQPGNGEAQRLMGTLHKP; translated from the coding sequence GTGATCGGCACGGACGCGTCAGCCCGGCGCCGGTGGTTTACCGCGCTGATGTGCGCGGGCCTCCTCGCGTCGGTGTGGATCGTGTACTTCCAGGTGCGGACCTTCCAGTTCGTAAACTTCGACGACCTGGTGTACGTGACGCGAAACCCGCAGGTACTCAAGGGCCTCTCCTGGGAGACCGTGGCCTGGGCCTTCCGCACCGGGGCCGCGGCCAATTGGCACCCGGTGACCTGGCTTTCCCACCTGGCGGACGTGTCGATGTTCGGCGCCGATCCGGGCTGGCACCATCTGGTCAGCGTGGTTTTCCACACGGCCGGCACGATGCTCGTCTTCCTCGGCCTGCGGTCCATGACGGGGGACCCTTGGCCCAGTTGGTTCGTGGCGATCCTTTTCGCGGTCCATCCCGTCCATGTGGAAAGCGTGGCGTGGGTGTCCGAGCGCAAGGACGTCCTGAGCACGGTGTTCATGCTTCTCACGATCTGGGCCTACGTCCGGGGGCTGGAGAACCGGAGGATGCGGTGGGCCGCGGTGATTCTCTACGGCCTGGGCCTCATGGCCAAACCCATGCTGGTCACCCTTCCCATCCTGCTGTTGATCCTGGACCGCTGGCCATTGGGCCGGAATGGGTCCCTTCGCGCCCGGCTCCGGGAGAAGGTTCCCTACTTCGCGCTGGCCGCGGGCTCCAGTCTGGTGACCTTCGTGGTCCAGCGGTACGGCGGGGCCGTGGCCACCCTGGAGAGTGTGCCCCTGCCGGTTCGGGCAGGCAATGCCCTCATCGCCTATGTCAAGTATCTCGGGAAGATGGTCTGGCCGGTCTCCCTGGCGCCCTTCTACCCCCTCAGGGCCGTGGACATCGCCCCCTGGAAGGTCCTGGCGGCTCTGGCCCTGCTGGTGGGGATCACGGTGGCCGCCTGCCGCCTGAGGGAGCGCAGGCCCTATCTGCTGGCGGGGTGGCTCTGGTACCTGGTGGCCCTGGTCCCGGTGATCGGACTGGTGCAGGTGGGTTCCCAGAGCATGGCGGACCGCTACACCTACATCCCGCTGCTGGGGCCCTTCGTGATGGTGGTCTGGGGCCTGCGGGACGCGGCCTCCCGGGGGAGGATCCGTCCCTGGGTCGTGGCCCTGGCCGGAGGATGCGCCACGGTGATGCTCATGGGCCGGGCCCATGGCCAGGTGGGCTTCTGGCGGGACAGCCTTACGCTGTTCACCCATGCGCGGAGGGTCACGGTCGACAATGCGGTCGCTCGCACCAACCAGGGCCAGGCCCTGCTGGTGGCCGGCCGGCTCGATGAAGCCCTTCCGGAATTCCGTGCCTCCATCGCCATGGCTCCCCGGGCCCGGATTCCGCGGTTCCTTCTCTCCAGGGCCCTCGTCCAGCTCGGCCGGCGGGAGGAGGCGGCGGCCTGCCTGAAAGGCCTGTTGGAATCCACGCCCGGGGATTCCGAAGCCCTCCGGGAACTCGCCCTTCTCTTCCTGGATATGGGTCGGTTGCAGGAGGCCGCCTTCTGCTATCGGGAGTATCTTTCCAAGGAACGGCCCCGCACGGACGGGGAGCTGGACCCCTACTTCCAGGCGGACCGCGACCAGGATGCGCGCCTGCGCCTGGGTTTCCTCTACCGGCGCCTGGGACAGCATGCGGAGGCGATCACGTGCTTCCTGGCCGCGACCCAGAGCAACCCCTCGGATCCCGCCCCCCTCTTCAACCTCGGGCTCTCCCTGTCGGCCGTGGGCAGGGACACCGAGGCCCTTGCCTGCTTCAGGCGGTGCGCGGTCCTCGCGCCGCGGCAGGTGCAGGTGCGCCTGCAGCTCGCGGCGTCCCTGAAAAAGGCAGGCGCCCTGGAAGAAGCCGGGGCGGAATGCCGGAAGGTGCTGGAAATCCAACCGGGCAATGGGGAAGCCCAGCGGCTCATGGGGACGCTCCATAAGCCCTGA
- a CDS encoding deoxycytidylate deaminase, with protein sequence MSRSALKDDVFLRMALELSRLGTCCRLKVGCVLLRADGGLASGGYNGALPGMAHCTPETCGPGMRCLHTSHAEENALGFCDGAVHTAYVTDEPCLTCTRALVRRGVRRVVFLRPYASIAEQERAEREGILAHFGVSWEHLDLHGQPTA encoded by the coding sequence ATGAGCCGATCCGCCCTGAAGGACGACGTCTTCCTCCGGATGGCCCTGGAGCTGAGCCGCCTCGGCACCTGCTGCCGGCTGAAGGTGGGGTGCGTACTCCTGAGGGCCGACGGGGGCCTGGCCTCCGGGGGCTACAACGGGGCCCTGCCCGGCATGGCCCACTGCACCCCCGAGACCTGCGGCCCGGGCATGCGCTGCCTGCACACCAGCCACGCCGAGGAGAACGCCCTGGGGTTCTGCGACGGGGCCGTGCACACCGCGTACGTCACCGACGAGCCCTGCCTGACCTGCACCCGCGCCCTGGTGCGCCGCGGGGTGCGCAGGGTGGTGTTCCTGCGCCCCTATGCGAGCATCGCCGAGCAGGAGCGGGCGGAGCGGGAGGGCATCCTGGCGCACTTCGGGGTGTCCTGGGAGCATCTGGACCTCCATGGCCAGCCCACCGCCTGA
- a CDS encoding Rne/Rng family ribonuclease, with translation MEVRRSLVVNATPLEMRIALLENGQLCELFIERTTQVSQVGDVYKGRVAKLLQGMQSAFVAIGGAKDGFLYLDEPETHRLPSEEVSEEDEGGDSSLEFPALPVTLPPVKEGEEILVQVVKDPIGSKGPRLSRHISFPGRFLVLMPGIEHVGISRKITNPQERERLRNLIKGHALPGEGFIVRTAAIGEKDEDLVSDVAYLRELWADLQASCQNLQAPSLVWKDFRLLQKVLRDLFREEVSSFWVDRDDTYREVVDFVSRLHPEWVGRIKHFTSDLPIFEAFAIEKEIDAARQPKVFLRHGGSIVINQTEALVSVDVNTGKFVGKKDLEETVFLTNMEAIPEVVRQLRLRNLGGIVVIDFIDMMDPAHREAVMKRMQEELERDRNHARAVEISDFGLVEMTRKRTGPSLERLLTSACPHCEGSGRRPSAETVVLGVYREMARQGERLRGAQLRLTLHSELKTALQPDTREGVNQLARALGAHILWQERSDGPVHQIDIEVVPGR, from the coding sequence ATGGAAGTCCGACGGTCCCTCGTGGTCAATGCGACCCCGCTGGAGATGCGAATAGCCCTCCTGGAAAATGGCCAGCTGTGCGAGTTGTTCATCGAACGCACGACGCAGGTCAGCCAGGTGGGGGACGTGTACAAGGGCCGCGTGGCCAAGCTCCTGCAGGGCATGCAGAGCGCCTTCGTGGCCATCGGAGGCGCCAAGGACGGGTTCCTGTACCTGGACGAACCCGAAACCCACCGCCTGCCCTCGGAGGAGGTTTCCGAGGAGGACGAGGGGGGCGATTCCTCCCTGGAATTTCCCGCCCTGCCGGTGACCCTGCCGCCGGTGAAGGAGGGGGAGGAGATCCTCGTGCAGGTGGTGAAGGATCCCATCGGCAGCAAGGGACCCCGTCTCTCCCGCCACATCAGCTTCCCGGGGCGGTTCCTGGTGCTCATGCCCGGAATCGAGCACGTGGGCATCTCCCGCAAGATCACCAACCCCCAGGAGCGGGAGCGCCTGAGGAACCTCATCAAGGGCCACGCCCTTCCCGGCGAGGGCTTCATCGTGCGCACCGCCGCCATCGGCGAGAAGGACGAGGACCTGGTGAGCGACGTGGCCTACCTGCGGGAGCTGTGGGCCGATCTCCAGGCCAGCTGCCAGAACCTCCAGGCCCCGAGCCTCGTGTGGAAGGATTTCCGGCTGCTCCAGAAGGTGCTCCGGGACCTCTTCCGGGAGGAGGTCTCCAGCTTCTGGGTGGACCGGGACGACACCTACCGGGAGGTGGTGGATTTCGTGAGCCGGCTGCACCCGGAGTGGGTGGGCCGCATCAAGCACTTCACCTCGGACCTGCCCATCTTCGAGGCCTTCGCCATCGAGAAGGAGATCGACGCCGCGCGCCAGCCCAAGGTCTTCCTGCGCCACGGCGGCAGCATCGTCATCAACCAGACCGAGGCCCTGGTCAGCGTCGACGTGAACACCGGCAAGTTCGTCGGGAAGAAGGATCTGGAGGAGACGGTCTTCCTCACGAACATGGAGGCCATTCCCGAGGTGGTGCGCCAGCTGCGCCTGCGCAACCTGGGCGGCATCGTGGTCATCGACTTCATCGACATGATGGACCCCGCCCACCGGGAGGCCGTCATGAAGCGCATGCAGGAGGAGCTGGAGCGGGACCGGAATCACGCCCGGGCCGTGGAGATCAGCGACTTCGGCCTGGTGGAGATGACCCGCAAGCGCACCGGCCCCAGCCTGGAGCGGCTCCTCACCAGCGCCTGCCCCCACTGCGAGGGCTCCGGACGCAGGCCCAGCGCCGAGACCGTCGTGCTCGGCGTCTACCGCGAAATGGCGCGCCAGGGGGAACGGCTGCGGGGGGCCCAGCTCCGCCTCACCCTCCATTCCGAGCTGAAGACCGCGCTGCAGCCCGACACCCGCGAGGGCGTGAACCAGCTGGCCCGGGCCCTGGGAGCCCACATCCTCTGGCAGGAACGGAGCGACGGCCCCGTGCATCAAATCGACATCGAAGTGGTCCCTGGCCGCTAG